From a single Anaerolineaceae bacterium oral taxon 439 genomic region:
- a CDS encoding aldo/keto reductase — protein sequence MEKIKISNRLSLSRIVQGFWRLTDWNYTTDELIRFMHTCIDMGITTFDTAEIYGRTVCETLMGKAFKKDPTLIKRIELVTKTGIFEKEISGEKIGYYNTRYSRVMQSCKESITRLGIDKIDLYLIHREDPCFNPWDTGRALEELQKEGLVLEIGVSNFDPFKFEALNAAVNGKLVTNQIEWNPICFEHFNSGMIDYLAMKKLHPMIWSPLAGGKLFDNSCQRSLNVMKKVTEIAKRHNAQIESILYAWILYHPVEAIPISGSRNVERIRRAVKGLDIKLDHAEWYELYTASGQQTLR from the coding sequence ATGGAAAAGATCAAAATCAGTAATAGGCTCTCTCTCTCACGAATCGTACAAGGTTTTTGGAGGCTAACCGATTGGAATTACACTACCGACGAGCTGATAAGGTTTATGCATACGTGTATCGACATGGGAATTACAACTTTCGATACCGCTGAGATATACGGACGAACTGTATGCGAAACGCTCATGGGAAAAGCTTTTAAGAAGGATCCGACACTTATCAAGAGAATTGAGCTTGTTACAAAAACAGGGATCTTCGAGAAAGAAATTAGCGGGGAAAAAATCGGTTACTACAACACAAGGTATTCAAGAGTTATGCAATCCTGCAAAGAAAGTATAACTCGTTTAGGAATTGATAAAATCGATTTATACCTGATTCATCGAGAGGACCCATGCTTTAATCCCTGGGATACTGGACGCGCATTAGAGGAATTACAAAAGGAAGGGCTGGTTTTAGAAATTGGCGTATCAAACTTTGATCCATTTAAGTTCGAAGCGCTGAATGCTGCGGTAAACGGAAAATTAGTGACAAATCAGATTGAATGGAATCCGATTTGTTTCGAACATTTCAATTCGGGCATGATTGACTATTTAGCCATGAAAAAACTGCATCCAATGATCTGGTCACCACTTGCCGGGGGGAAGCTATTTGACAACAGTTGTCAACGCAGTCTCAATGTTATGAAAAAAGTAACTGAAATCGCCAAGAGGCATAATGCGCAAATAGAATCGATCCTTTATGCCTGGATTCTGTACCATCCTGTCGAGGCAATTCCGATCTCTGGAAGTCGAAACGTAGAACGAATCAGACGTGCTGTCAAAGGGCTCGATATAAAACTCGATCATGCAGAGTGGTATGAGCTTTATACAGCAAGCGGACAACAAACCTTACGCTAA
- a CDS encoding sugar ABC transporter ATP-binding protein translates to MSVNRLEIRGISKSFPGVRALDNIDLTIKPGVVHAIVGENGAGKSTLMKCLFGIYKPDKGKILIDGSEAIIDSPGKALQLGIAMIHQELNPIPFRNIMDNIWVGRFPTSGVVVDEVKMRQKTKALFESLDFDINPDTLARKLSISQLQAVEIAKAISYDAKIIIMDEPTSSLTDTETGHLFKLIRKLKHENRSIIYISHKLEEIFEIADEITVLRDGMNVGVWKAKEIQIEEVIKKMVGRTMQERFPARIRTTKQDLLLEVDSLSSADRNSFSDISFCLYKGEILGIGGLVGAQRTELIESLFGLHKIAKGSIRLNGKEIKNRNPEEAIQNRFALLTEDRRATGIVPMLSVEENTLTVAYKKIVKNFPGFFRPQTLKTIVKEICTKLNIRTPSLETQIRNLSGGNQQKVLIGRWLLAESKILILDEPTRGIDVGSKYEIYKIMQEFVENGASILMVSSEMPELLGMSDRILVMCAGKLTGTLNHSNASQVEVMKLATAFTLRRQEESR, encoded by the coding sequence ATGAGTGTGAATCGGCTTGAAATAAGAGGAATCAGTAAGAGTTTTCCTGGCGTCAGAGCATTAGACAATATAGATTTAACTATAAAACCTGGCGTCGTGCATGCAATCGTTGGCGAAAACGGTGCTGGAAAATCAACCCTGATGAAGTGCCTGTTTGGAATTTACAAGCCTGATAAGGGAAAAATTCTTATCGACGGCAGCGAAGCGATCATAGATTCGCCTGGAAAAGCGCTTCAACTTGGAATCGCTATGATTCATCAGGAATTGAACCCTATTCCATTCAGGAATATTATGGATAATATTTGGGTAGGCCGATTTCCAACAAGTGGAGTAGTCGTCGACGAAGTCAAAATGAGACAGAAGACGAAGGCGCTATTTGAAAGTCTTGACTTTGATATCAACCCGGATACATTAGCCCGAAAATTATCGATATCCCAGTTACAAGCAGTTGAAATTGCCAAGGCGATTTCGTATGACGCAAAGATTATTATTATGGATGAACCAACCTCGTCGTTAACTGACACTGAGACAGGGCATTTATTCAAACTCATTCGCAAATTAAAACATGAGAACCGATCTATCATTTACATCTCTCATAAGTTGGAAGAAATTTTTGAAATTGCTGATGAAATAACGGTCCTGCGTGACGGAATGAACGTCGGCGTCTGGAAAGCAAAAGAGATACAAATTGAAGAAGTCATCAAAAAAATGGTTGGGAGAACCATGCAGGAACGATTTCCGGCTCGAATTAGAACCACAAAACAAGACCTTCTGTTGGAAGTGGATTCGCTTAGCAGTGCCGACAGGAATTCGTTTTCTGACATAAGTTTCTGTCTATATAAAGGGGAGATATTGGGAATCGGAGGATTAGTCGGAGCGCAGCGAACCGAATTAATCGAATCTCTTTTTGGCCTGCACAAAATCGCTAAAGGAAGCATACGATTAAATGGAAAAGAGATCAAAAACCGCAATCCGGAAGAAGCAATTCAAAATAGATTTGCCCTATTAACAGAGGATCGTCGTGCCACAGGGATCGTGCCAATGTTATCCGTTGAAGAAAATACGCTAACGGTCGCATATAAAAAGATCGTAAAAAATTTTCCCGGTTTTTTCAGGCCTCAAACGTTAAAGACTATCGTAAAAGAAATATGCACAAAATTAAACATTCGAACGCCATCGCTCGAAACGCAGATCAGGAATTTATCAGGAGGAAACCAGCAGAAAGTTTTAATTGGAAGATGGCTTCTCGCGGAAAGCAAGATTCTGATCTTAGACGAACCAACTCGCGGCATTGATGTCGGATCAAAATATGAAATTTATAAAATTATGCAGGAGTTCGTCGAAAATGGGGCTTCTATTCTAATGGTCTCGTCTGAAATGCCGGAGCTTCTCGGCATGTCCGACAGAATCTTAGTCATGTGCGCAGGGAAGTTAACAGGGACACTAAATCATAGCAACGCATCTCAGGTTGAAGTCATGAAACTGGCAACAGCTTTTACACTTAGAAGGCAGGAGGAATCACGGTGA
- a CDS encoding LytTR family transcriptional regulator, whose protein sequence is MKVSVEISENYKPPRAVIYADAMTEEIRKIIDWLGQNDTLLIGQLDERLVVIKPEEVYMIRIEEGNTIIHTETGKYYSGKRLYEMIRLLGRGFMQISKQTIINLSYIKSVEAGFSGTLLLKLKNGLSDYVSRKYLPELKKYLGI, encoded by the coding sequence ATGAAAGTCAGCGTTGAAATCTCCGAAAATTATAAACCGCCTCGCGCGGTCATTTACGCGGACGCGATGACTGAGGAAATCCGAAAGATCATCGACTGGTTAGGGCAGAACGATACACTGCTGATCGGGCAGTTGGATGAACGGCTGGTCGTCATCAAGCCGGAAGAAGTTTACATGATCCGGATAGAGGAAGGGAACACGATTATCCATACTGAAACGGGAAAATATTATTCCGGGAAACGGCTTTATGAAATGATCCGCCTGCTTGGGCGTGGATTCATGCAGATTTCGAAGCAAACTATTATTAATCTTTCTTATATAAAAAGCGTGGAAGCCGGCTTCAGCGGTACGCTTCTTCTCAAGCTGAAGAACGGCCTTTCCGACTACGTGTCAAGAAAATACCTGCCGGAATTAAAAAAATATCTGGGAATCTGA
- a CDS encoding flavin reductase, with protein MKELTIQDVNISPIPLFADEWALVTAGTKETGFNTMTISWRHVGAIWGANQGMPTATIYIRPQRYTKEFVDREPLFTISYLSADYRKELLYLGGRSGRDEDKVANSGLTPVFGDGFTYFAEAKMVLVCRKVYAAPILESGFMDRSIIDGNYPQRDYHTMYIGEIVKILGVETSANSPK; from the coding sequence ATGAAAGAATTAACGATTCAGGACGTAAATATCAGCCCAATCCCGCTTTTTGCGGACGAATGGGCGTTGGTCACAGCAGGAACGAAAGAAACCGGATTTAACACGATGACGATCAGCTGGCGGCATGTCGGCGCAATCTGGGGCGCAAATCAGGGAATGCCGACCGCGACGATTTATATCCGCCCGCAGCGATACACGAAGGAATTCGTCGATCGCGAGCCGCTTTTCACGATTTCCTACCTTTCCGCCGATTACCGGAAGGAGCTCCTCTACCTGGGCGGTCGATCGGGCCGCGACGAGGATAAGGTCGCGAATTCAGGGTTGACACCCGTTTTCGGCGATGGGTTTACTTACTTTGCGGAAGCGAAAATGGTGCTGGTCTGCCGGAAGGTATACGCCGCGCCGATTTTGGAAAGCGGCTTTATGGACCGATCGATTATCGATGGAAATTATCCGCAACGCGATTATCATACGATGTATATCGGAGAAATCGTTAAAATCCTCGGAGTGGAAACGAGCGCGAACAGCCCGAAATAA
- a CDS encoding orotidine 5'-phosphate decarboxylase has translation MIDQLICAIREKANPTVVGLDPAMNMIPEGLKLEAFDRYGKTPKAAAESFLAFNRAIIDAVADIVPAVKPQIAMYERYGLDGLDAYLRTVAYAREKGLIVIGDVKRGDISSTAEAYAAHLGGTQVEGETYDLWKEDFITVNPYFGTDGIAPFVKAAAAMNRGLFVLVKTSNPSSSELQDLLVDGRPVYRLIADLVHRWGQDHIGAFGYSLVGAVVGATHPIQGVELRAQLPHTFFLVPGYGAQGGKGADLKGFFDKDGVGCIVNSSRGIIAAWRKDPEFADAPKLGIEFAAASRKAALAMRDDLRSAF, from the coding sequence ATGATTGATCAACTGATTTGCGCAATCCGCGAAAAAGCGAATCCGACCGTCGTCGGACTTGATCCGGCGATGAACATGATTCCGGAGGGTTTGAAGCTCGAGGCTTTCGATCGATACGGAAAAACGCCGAAGGCGGCCGCGGAAAGCTTCCTCGCCTTTAATCGCGCGATTATTGACGCTGTCGCGGATATCGTTCCCGCCGTCAAGCCGCAAATCGCCATGTACGAGCGCTACGGGCTTGACGGACTCGACGCATACCTGCGAACGGTCGCATACGCCAGAGAGAAGGGCCTTATCGTAATTGGCGATGTCAAGCGCGGCGATATTTCCTCGACCGCCGAAGCCTACGCCGCGCACCTGGGCGGAACGCAGGTCGAGGGCGAAACCTACGATCTTTGGAAAGAGGATTTTATTACGGTCAATCCTTACTTCGGAACCGACGGGATCGCGCCGTTCGTCAAGGCGGCCGCTGCTATGAATCGCGGGCTTTTCGTTTTGGTCAAGACGTCGAACCCGTCAAGCTCAGAGCTTCAGGATCTTCTCGTCGACGGGCGGCCGGTTTATCGCCTGATCGCCGACCTGGTTCATCGCTGGGGGCAGGACCATATCGGCGCGTTCGGGTACAGTCTCGTCGGCGCGGTCGTCGGCGCGACCCATCCGATTCAGGGCGTCGAACTCCGCGCGCAGCTTCCGCATACGTTTTTCCTCGTTCCGGGTTACGGCGCACAGGGGGGAAAAGGCGCTGACCTGAAAGGCTTTTTCGATAAGGACGGCGTCGGCTGTATCGTAAATTCATCGCGCGGGATTATCGCCGCCTGGCGGAAGGATCCGGAATTCGCCGACGCGCCGAAGCTGGGGATTGAATTCGCCGCCGCTTCGCGGAAAGCCGCGCTGGCGATGCGCGACGATCTGCGTTCGGCGTTTTAG